From the genome of Megalopta genalis isolate 19385.01 chromosome 13, iyMegGena1_principal, whole genome shotgun sequence:
CATCCTTTAACCGTAATGTTCACGACTTTTGAGAACAGTCTCTCCGATGGAGCGTATGttcctattatatatatattattattttccattattataataataataattataatattattataatatattattattttccacTCAGCAATTAACTTATGCGTCTCTTAATTTCAATATTCCATATCCAATAAAAAGTAGCCCTGATTTCTTCAAGTTCTGGACATCGATGATTCGGGATGACTCTATTCTAGTCTATTCTgcaggatgtcccgaaaatgcCTCGCAATATGGAAATGGTggggttcctaaggtcattcgaagcaactttctccttagcgaaaatgcaatctgcggcttcgtttgcgagttattaacgaaatacagaaaccaatgagagacgggtttggctggcgcgaggcggtccagtcaacgagcggtcgacgccCAGTTCTGCTGAtctcgccactcattggtcgctgtttttcgctaataactcgcgaacaaagccacggattgcattttcgctgaggagaaagttacttctaatgacctcaggaatcgttTATGATATTATGGTGACTTTGAATCGAAGATCGATTGTTAACTAAGATAATCGATTCGTCTCGAGATCGAGTATCCAAGAATGAATTTAGAAAAAATCGATTGAGGAAAAATCGATTCAGAATCGCCTCTCCGTAGTTGGACGGTTCCCGAACAGTGTGAAATGAAATCTGACTCGGTGATCCGGTTAAAGCGGATCTACAATCGGCACTCCGTTCGCTGAATAAGCAAGTATCCGACGGAGGAAAAGCGGTAGGAACGTAGATTATCACGGGGCCATAGATCAGTGCGCGAAACGTTTCGTGGTGATAATTTATCACCGGGTCCCCGTTCTTAGTAAACAGTGTTCGCCTAAAAATACAGCACGTCCTAGTCTCGTCGTCATTTTCGCCGGTTGCCTCCCAGGGGGTGTCGAGAGCCTCCTCGGTTTTTCTATCGGCTGGAATTCGTGCTCGTTTTCCGGGTTACTCGGCCGCATTGCCATAAATACCTGTTCCATTTCCGCAAAACGGGACAGTCGAAGAAATGTTCCTGGGGAAATTTACGAGACACTTCTACGCCCTGCAATTTATGTTTAATTCGCCTAAAGATTCGCGGTCTATAAGTTCAATAAAATTATGACTAAGATCATCGTGCGAAATAAAGAGGTGTTTCTCTAATTATCTTGACGCTTGGGCGCAAGCAATCGAGGGGAAAAAAGAGTATAGGCTAGACAATTTTCAGAAGACAAACAATTTCAGATACCGCAAGCCTGTTAAtcgaattttttaattactgtgCTAGATCACGGCGTAATTAatgttatatttatcgaatcgggtatgttaaatttttttattcaaaaataaacaagaaGTCATTTAGTTCACTTGAAAAAAGCTATTgccttttaaaaggtgtacgaacactttcgtggacCACTGCAGATACCACATTGACGattctctccgattgtctcccagcttgtaaacgaaaatggtcaatttaagaagaggagatacgatcgttcgagccgcACGGTtcgttgttatagttgttgacattcGGCGACTAGGAAAACGACccggaaggctcgaacaatcgtatcttctcctcccaaattgtccgttttcgtttgcaagctagaggacaattgggaagaatttattgtacttcaAACTTCTTCGAATCCTTCTGAGATtgttacttacttacttacgtTCATCACAAATCCATAAAACTCACAGTCCAGTCACGAGtgcaacgaaataaacgaaatgtCTCGGTCACGTTATTTGTCGCGATGAAAGATTTCATTGTCGCTACGAAGATAGTGCTTGGGCCACGGTCCCTCGCGAAAGAACAATCGGTTCCGAGGCCTGGTCGTTACTTTCTTCTAACGAGCACGTGAAACCCGGGCTCACGGACCCATGAAAACGCGAAAGACTGCGCCCGTGTCCATTCACGAAGAAGAATGAACGCCCACGCGCGCCTTTCTATTCCGGACCGGCCGATTCACACTCGCTCACCTGAGTCATCCACGAATATTGGGAAAATTTGTTCAAGAAGCCACCGTGTACAGTGTCTGTGGAACAATTGAATCCCATATGTAGAACGCCTTTGTGAAGGCGCGCGAGCGTCAAATCGACGAACGGTGGTTGTCTTtcgttggcaactaagtaattgccgatttcagttatagacgtctctcactcccatttttatgatatccgtaaatgttatattataaaattattattattattattattatgttattttttattatccgtgaacgttagcaactggacaaattgaatgcagcggtcaaggaaaagcgaccagaatcggtcgatcgtaaaggtgtcattttccagcaggacaatgctaggccgcacacgtctttgtctaTCTATATAATCTGTCTATCTATATCTATTGaactatcaatattattatcgataatatatttatttaaatactgttactaaatattgggttggcaactaagtaattgccgatttcagttatagatgtctctcactcccattaaattattattattattattattaaaattattattattattattattattattattatgttaccaagtgtacgagtacagtgatttctccctaatttgcgctcagatttcgcataaaaatggacaattttgggaagagcatatacaattattgggttggcaactcagttatagatgtctctcactcccattcttacgatatccgtaaatgttatattataaaattattattattattattattattatgttacattTTATTATCCGAGTCGTCTAtctttgtacatgtgttcatgtTCCTCTAATCGAACTGAAAACTTACCGATCTCGATGAAATGAAAGCGAGCATTAGGATTCGCTTGgaagtataatataattccgTATTACTGGTCATTTTTTAACATCTCTGATCACAAAAACGCAGATAATGTGGAACATAATATTCAACGCAAAGAAAAGTGCTCACTTGtgtctatttttatttcattgaacaaatcggggcaattacttagttgccaagccaATACATTACTAATGGAAAACGGGGAAGGTTTCTCCTTCTTTTTAACTAGAAAAACAAGGGTAGCTGATCAACGTACATTGATTACTAACGCTCGTACATACATGTGTCTCCAATTCTGTGAAAATATCCACCAGAGTTCCAATTTCTATTGTTTCTGCTAATTCGTCAACGATTCGAGCTAAATTCCTAGCctgaaattattataaactcAGATGTAACGTGGTatattttcttcatttcattGTCCGCGAATTCGCCACAATTTTCATACTGTTGCATACCACTGCATACTATTTCGGTCAATGTAATCGTCATCTTAACGGCACCCTATTAATAGATTTTCCAATCACTGGGCTGCATGTAAAATAAGCTCGGCAATCTTCTTTTACATTGAAAGCTCAGAAGACGTTGTTAGATTATGATGATGAACCCATATAATTTATTGGACTATGCATGAAATCTCTGTCGTTTTTGAAGTATTATATTTAACCCTACGAATGCTTGAGGGAAGATCATTTTGTATCCATGTAAgaaaaatccatgctataaatattatcttttcTGCTCGAGGTATATTTATTTGTGCGATATCGTTGAATAATATCGTTTAATTAATATGaccttaaaaaataaaatataaggaGTTTATAAAAGAACGCTCTTCGAACAAAAATACATGTTTCACATTCTGAACAACCGTTGAATTTTGACTTTAATAAAAGGACATAAAGCTGTTAATTAAATATTCAATATGCGAGGCTTAAAGTAAGTACGAAGCTGGATATTATAGTAAATtgctattataaatataataatatataattgtaattatattgcTATTAgcattattaccattattaccaTTAGCATTATTATAGCATTATATtgctattataaatataattgatattataaaaacgatCTTTGCGtacgatctgagcgtcgattagggagaatttactgtatctcgtTTCAACTTTCAGACTGAAAATCATGTTGCCCGACCTAATAGTATCACAGACAGAAGCAGTAGGCGATTTCTGTGACGGTTTGTGTTTTCGTTTATTTTGGCACCCGTGACTGCGTGTCTGTTCCATCCACCTGTCAAATGATTATGCGCCTATTTTCGGGGATGAAGTTACCAAGAGCATGCTCTCAATCGAGCGCATCGATATAGGGAGTAGGGCTTGTCCTCGACCTTCAACTTCCAGTTCCGTGACAAGCTTATCTCTTGTTCCGTCACCTTGGAACGATTTTTTCAGTTCCCGTTGCACATTATTCTCGGAAAGAGAAGATCAAAGAGCATTTTGAACGACTTAAACTTGCTTGAGATGTTAGTTTATCAGGCGATTACTTGTTTTatttttgttagtttattacaattatacttatatataattttaacttAATATATCTATTacaattatacttatatataattttaacttAATATATCTATTacaattatacttatatataattttaacttAATATATCTATTacaattatacttatatataattttaacttaataatctattacaattatacttatatataatgttaacttaatatacttatatataatttaacttaatatatatttattacaattttgtaaaaattgcaattgacTGACATGATAAAAAATATTAAGCGATGCTTCTTAACTTTCTTATTTGAGATTGAAATCGATTATCGTTATGAGCCACAAGCattgaaagatgtaaaaatctCCGGATTTCTTAGTTATTTGTCGAAGGTCGTGAAAAATTTCGATTTTCACTATCTGTAGCCTATAAGTTTAACTAATTTCGATGTAATTTCTAACATGCATATAAACTAAAGAGATTTACAacaatataaattgtataaattttcATCGTAGACTCAGAAAAAAAGTTGGAAAAAAACGTCAGtttaaatttttcttttgtCGTTCCAATCAATTACAATAATCGTACAAAATTTGCGCTCATTGTCCAGTAAACTAGCTTTTTTAACGTCTCGGAAAAATTCAGAATTATTCCCATTGTAAAAAGTGTACACAAACCTTTTCTACTGATCGCGAGTGCATGTACTATAAAGTGATTACAAATATAATCTGTGAAAAAACGTTCAACAACATTGTCAAAGATCCGCTAAAAATTGTCTTTTTCTACCCTGGTTGGCTTTCCCTTCGGCTGGCGTGGTTGCCAGCCCTCGCACGTGGTATTTTTACGATTCTGGGACAAAGTACTGTTCAGAGAGTGGACAAAAGGGGAGGAATAGTACTGCCCCCCCCCCTCGTCTCGAACCGAAGACGATAAGTATCGAGTTTCCATGACAATGGAATATAACTTTCCGTCTGTTTACGGTTGGACGTCGGCGACGTGTTCGCTAAATATACCACGTGCTCGGCACATTTTTCCAAACACGTAACCAGCGTTCATTACAATCGGACTAGAACCTGTTCTCTGCCGTTCTTTTTCCGCTTGCAAGGCCAGGCTTCCGTGATCCATCCGCGTGCAATTACTAGACCAGGGATCTTAATGCGAACGAAAAATGGTTTAAATCAATCGtggacaataataataacaatagttttAGATTTATCGTAACGTTACTGTATGTATTGTAACAATAGTTCTGGATTTATTGTAacgttattatatttattattataatattacatatataatattaatatataatattatataatatatattatatattataatataatataatataatataatataatataatataatataatataatattatatagtataatataatataatataatataacatattataatataatataatataatataatataatataatattatacagtataatataatataatataatataacatattataatataatataatattatatagtataatatatatttatattatatttatattatattataatatttattgtaacgTATTGTAACAATAGTTTCAGCTCTATCTAAAGGTCAATCAACGAATAAATCGCATTCACTTTAATGAGGATACGTATGTACATAACGAGCAAGATGACTCTCGCGTCGAGTTCTAAAACAAAGATTTGTTTATCATGCTCCGACAGACATGTAGCGCGCTATTAACATAGTATATGCGCcgtgaaattttaattaaacgaCTTATTGGTGCGCTGGAGAAAGAGGATGAAAATTATTCATCTCCGGAGATATTTCGTATATTAAGATTTCGGGTAAACAGGTTTTAATACGCTTCTGCGGCTAGGTACATAGAAAGCAAGAGAGGAGCTTTATGGGATTCTGTTTATCCCACGAAGCGTCTATTCTAATATGATCTATTCTGATCAGAAatcaatgtacagggtgtcttgTTTAAGTGAGTATAGCAGGAGTTATAGTCATTAAAAAAATGACCttacaaaagttgtttgttaCGATGAGCTACATTGTGTAGTATTAATTGCTTTCTTGTGGGTGAAGTAGTACGGGCTATCTGAAAGTCaatcaaatttttttttaatggaaggCTATACTTCTTCAGAAAGTAACAGCAGCCACTGAGAGAAATCCAAAGAGGTGCTATACGATATTATTTTGAGTTcaatgaaggtaaatcgttagcTTATGTTTACGTCCTGCATTGGTTACACAAGAAAGCAATTGATAGTACATGATGTAGCCCGTCCTACAATTATaacatagtaatataataataataatataatattataatataattataattaatataattattattatattatattatattatattatattataatataaataaatatataatatataatattaaaaaataattatattaattaattattaataataattattataataattaataataactataactcCTTCCGAGCTATCCTGCTGTACCTTAACATAACCCGGTATAATTACAGTCTTATTATCCAACCAATCGCGTATAATGACACAAATAAGCCTAACAACGAAATTCGATTTGTTGCAGTACGAGCGTGATGGCTTCGTCGTCCTGGAAGATTTCTTCAAACCGGAAGAGATCGACGAAATGAAAGACTGCGTTCAACAGTACCCTAAAAATATGCCACCGGAAAGTGAACGACACGTTTTCAACACGGAGACGTCGCAACAGGTGTGAACCGATTGTCACGAATTGTCTTCGTCGATAGTTAACtcgaatataaaattgaaaatgatCATTGTTTCAGAGTAAAGACAAATACTTCGTGGACAGCGCCAACATAATCAGGATGTTCTACGAAAAGGACGCGTTAGACAGTAACGGCAAGTTGAAGGTGGACCCTGAAATCGCTTTGCACAAGGTATCGTAATCGAACGTTGCCACCTGATGATCTTgaactataaatattaataatatattattatatatatatttattatattaattaatattattaattataataatgtataatataatataaataaatatataatatataataatattaataattataataattataataattaataataaatattaatttaaaatcaATATATATAGGTTGGTCACGCGCTTCATTGGCTCAATCCCACGTTGAAGAAGTACTCGTTCGACGAGAGGATAAAAGAATTAATGTTCCAACTGGATTACAAAGAACCAGCCATTTGTCAATCAATGATCCTTTACAAGAACCCGGAAATAGGAACAGAAAGTAAGAGAACATTTACTGAACCTTaaaattttcttatttttttatcatttattaaacaattacaTATACTATactcaatatatatatactaacttTCAAGGGCTATTGAAAAAATTTATGTACAGAATATTGAATGCAGTTATGTTTTCTGTAACAAATaatcaatattatttatatcgacaACGATTAAATAGGATTTCATAGCATAAAATATACCCGTAGAAAATTCTCCCGACCATTTCTGTACCCTGAAAATATTCTTCTCGTCGCTCGAATTCCATATATGTTAGCCACATTTTTCATATCGTATAAATTCGTTTGTTAACAGTACTCATGCACCAAGACGCGACGTACTTGTACACCGAACCGGTCTCGGTAGTCGGTGTCTGGATCGCTCTGGACGA
Proteins encoded in this window:
- the Phyhd1 gene encoding phytanoyl-CoA dioxygenase domain containing 1, yielding MKDIRSQYERDGFVVLEDFFKPEEIDEMKDCVQQYPKNMPPESERHVFNTETSQQSKDKYFVDSANIIRMFYEKDALDSNGKLKVDPEIALHKVGHALHWLNPTLKKYSFDERIKELMFQLDYKEPAICQSMILYKNPEIGTEILMHQDATYLYTEPVSVVGVWIALDDATQENGCLWFAAGSHKSGVHRRYIRNKEPDSKDLLVYDGGLPCYQLSSFRPVPVKKGTCVLIHGQVVHFSTPNRSGKSRNAYTFHVIETQDTVYTKENWLQPPPEGFPKLYRN